CGCCGTTGAATTTCCAGAAGGCGATCGCCCATCCGCCCCAGACTATCACGCCCGTGACTATCTTCTGCCACTTTTCGCGGAGGATGCTTACCAGGTAAACAGCGCCTATACCGAGAGATATAAAAAATACGAGTTGTTCCATAAGTTATTTTCTGAGTATTTCAAAAAACACTTCCTGAGGCAAGTCCACGGAGCCTATTCTTTTCATCCGTTTCTTCCCTTCCTTCTGTTTTTCGAGCAGTTTTCTTTTTCTCGTGATGTCTCCGCCGTAACATTTGGCTATGACATCTTTTCTCAGCGCGGAGACGGTTTCGCGGGCTATGATCTTTCCTCCCAGTTTCGCCTGGAGCGCCACCTCGAACATCTGTTTGTCTATGTATTTTTTCATTCTCAGCAGAATATCGCGGGAGAAGAAGGCGGCTCTCTCGCGGGGCTGTATGCTGCAGAGGGCTTCCACGGGGACGCCGTTGACGAGGATCTCCACCTTTTCCAGATTCGCTTCCCTGAAACCCGAGTGTTTGTAGTCAAATGACGCGTAGCCCTTGCTGACGGACTTGAGGTCCGAATAAAAGTCGGCTATCATCTCGGCCAGCGGCAGTTTGTATTTGAGTATGACTTTCTGCGGGTTGATGTAGGTGAGGCTGATGTATTGCGAGCGGCGGGATTCAAGAAGTTTCATGCACTGCCCGAGCCACGCGTCGGGCGTTATGACGGTCGCCGTTATCTCGGGTTCGTAGACTTTCGCTACGGATTTTTTTTCGGGCCATTCGTCGGGGCGGGATATGTTTATCATCTCGCCGTCGTGAGTTTTGACGCGGTAGACCACCTGCGGGGCGGTGGCGAGTATCTCTATGTCGGATTCCCTTTCCAGCCGCTCCTGTATTATTTCCATGTGGAGAGAGCCCATGAAGACCAGTCGGAAACCCAGTCCCAGCGTCTGAGACTGTTCGGGCTCCCATGTGAAAGAGGCGTCATTGAGGTTGAGTTTCATTATGGCCTCGCGCAGCCTTTTTTCCGTCGTGTCGCCTATGGGATAGAACGAAGAGAAGACAAAGGGTTGTATCTCTTTGAATCCGGGGACGGGAGCCGTGGTGTCCTTCGCGCCCGTGAGGGTGTCTCCTATCTTTATCTCGTCAAGGCTTTTTATACCGGCTATGAAATATCCCACCTCGCCGGCGGTGAGGCTCTTTTTCTTCTCGGGCTTCATCCTGAAAATACCGGCTTCCTGCACCTCGTATTCCTTGCCGGTGGCAATGGATTTTATTTTCATGCCCGCGCGTATCTCGCCGTCGTAAACGCGGATGTATATGATCACGCCCCTGAAGGGGTCGAAGGTGGAGTCAAATATCAGCGCCTTGAGATTTCCGGCGGGCTCGCCTTCGGGCGGCGGCACGAGCTCTATGATCTTGTCCAGAAGCGTGTTGATGCCCTCGCCGGTTTTCGCCGACACCCTGATGACATCCTCTTTTTCGCATCCCAGAAGCCCCGATATGTCGGTTGTGACGGTGTCTATGCGGGCGCTGAGAAGGTCTATCTTGTTTATGACGGGTATTATGGTGAGGTTGTTGTCTCTGGCCATATTGAGGTTGGCTATGGTCTGCGCCTCAATGCCGCCGAAGGCGTCAACGATGAGGACGGTGCCCTCGCAGGCGGTCAGCGACCGGGACACCTCGTAGGAGAAATCAACATGGCCGGGCGTGTCTATGAGGTTGAAGTTGTATCCCTTATAGGGGATACTGACGGCTTTCGCCTTTATGGTGATGCCGCGCTCTTTTTCCAGATCCATGTTGACCATCTGCGGGGTTTTACCTTTGTATTTTTTTATTACGCCCGTTATCTCCAGCACCCTGTCGGCGAGCGTTGACTTGCCGTGGTCTATGTGGGCGATAAAGGAAAAATTCCGTATATTGTTTATTTTCATAATTATTTGGCGAAGTATACAAAAAAATCTATAATTAAAAAATGGACAAAAAGCTGATAAGGGTGACGGGCTTCGTGCAGGGCGTGGGTTTCCGTTGGTTTGCGAGCAGAACGGCTAGAAGCATGGGGCTGCGCGGATGGGTGCGGAATCTTCACGGCGGCGGAGTGGAGATATTCGCTGCGGGAGAGACCGCTAAGCTGGGCGAATTCATAAGAGAGCTTTACGGCGGGCCGGGCGAGGTCGCTGACATAAAAATTTCAGACTCAACGGAAGATCCCCCCGCGGGTTTCGACATCAGATTCTGACAACGGATACCGCTGCCGCGACCGAAAAATGGGGATATCCCGTTTTTCCACCTTTTTTTCATTTTTCCTTCATAAATGTCTAATGTCAAGACCTGACCCCACTACTCTTTTTTTGACTTTGGTAAAAATTATGTGTAAAATGAACTCTTCTTTCGGAGAGAAGGGAATTAAAAAGGGGGGTTGAATTAGATTATGGTAAAAATTATTGATACTACATTAAGGGACGCGCACCAGTCGCTGATAGCCACAAGGATGCGTACGGAAGATATGCTCCCCATCGTCGAAAAAATGGATAAAATAGGATTTTATTCTTTAGAAGTGTGGGGTGGTGCGACTTTTGACTCATGTTTGCGTTTTTTGGCGGAGGATCCCTGGCAGCGTCTCCGTAAGATCAAGGAAAAAGCCCAAAAAACCCCTCTTCAGATGCTCTTGCGGGGGCAGAATCTTGTCGGCTACCGCCATTATGCGGATGATACGGTAAAAAAATTCGTCTCTTTATCCGTAAAAAACGGCATTGATATAATCAGAATTTTTGACGCCCTCAATGATATGAGGAATATGGAAGTTCCCATAAAGTCATCCAAAGACGCCGGCGCCATTGTGCAGGGGGGCATATCCTATACCACCAGTCCTGTGCATACGATAGAAAAGTTCACGGAGATGGCGGTTGAATTTGAAAAATTAGGCTGTGATGTGATTTGCATAAAAGATATGGCGGGACTGATCACTCCTCAGATGGCGTATGATCTGGTTTCGGCTATAAAAAAGGCGGTGCGTCTGCCGGTTA
The sequence above is a segment of the Candidatus Omnitrophota bacterium genome. Coding sequences within it:
- the lepA gene encoding elongation factor 4; translated protein: MKINNIRNFSFIAHIDHGKSTLADRVLEITGVIKKYKGKTPQMVNMDLEKERGITIKAKAVSIPYKGYNFNLIDTPGHVDFSYEVSRSLTACEGTVLIVDAFGGIEAQTIANLNMARDNNLTIIPVINKIDLLSARIDTVTTDISGLLGCEKEDVIRVSAKTGEGINTLLDKIIELVPPPEGEPAGNLKALIFDSTFDPFRGVIIYIRVYDGEIRAGMKIKSIATGKEYEVQEAGIFRMKPEKKKSLTAGEVGYFIAGIKSLDEIKIGDTLTGAKDTTAPVPGFKEIQPFVFSSFYPIGDTTEKRLREAIMKLNLNDASFTWEPEQSQTLGLGFRLVFMGSLHMEIIQERLERESDIEILATAPQVVYRVKTHDGEMINISRPDEWPEKKSVAKVYEPEITATVITPDAWLGQCMKLLESRRSQYISLTYINPQKVILKYKLPLAEMIADFYSDLKSVSKGYASFDYKHSGFREANLEKVEILVNGVPVEALCSIQPRERAAFFSRDILLRMKKYIDKQMFEVALQAKLGGKIIARETVSALRKDVIAKCYGGDITRKRKLLEKQKEGKKRMKRIGSVDLPQEVFFEILRK
- a CDS encoding acylphosphatase yields the protein MDKKLIRVTGFVQGVGFRWFASRTARSMGLRGWVRNLHGGGVEIFAAGETAKLGEFIRELYGGPGEVADIKISDSTEDPPAGFDIRF